Proteins encoded together in one Planctomyces sp. SH-PL14 window:
- a CDS encoding putative zinc-binding metallopeptidase has translation MLNIFESITRRLVDAWKSEEPTGRKSAFRCRCGRPVFFRNSLCLGCQAPLGYEPELQQVRALTEETETGVWTVDGQEDGVKWKRCENLDSPAGCNWLTRADDEEPLCRACRLNRTIPDLGDPDNAQWWRKIENAKRRLVAQLLSLGLPVASKVSEDLERGFMFDFLRSPKEGPRVLTGHADGLITLNVEEADDSIRERTRSLMREPYRTLLGHFRHEVGHYYWDRLVAGTPWLDKFRELFGDERQDYAASLKRNYDHGPPANWADHHISSYASVHPWEDWAESWAHYLHVVDSLDTALRFGLRGEDVEQAVEPFSVDDLYDPSAPDAQRVILLVNSWVQMTTVLNEMARSMGQHDFYPFVMSRPVLRKMHFVQMIVKEARGGTSLIG, from the coding sequence ATGCTGAACATCTTTGAGTCGATCACCAGGCGGCTGGTGGACGCCTGGAAGTCGGAAGAGCCGACCGGAAGGAAGAGCGCCTTCCGCTGTCGCTGCGGGCGTCCCGTCTTCTTTCGCAACAGTCTCTGCCTGGGGTGCCAGGCCCCCCTGGGATATGAGCCGGAGCTCCAGCAGGTCCGAGCCCTGACGGAAGAGACAGAAACGGGCGTCTGGACGGTCGACGGCCAGGAAGACGGCGTGAAGTGGAAACGCTGCGAGAACCTCGATTCTCCCGCCGGCTGCAACTGGCTGACACGCGCCGATGACGAGGAACCGCTCTGCCGGGCCTGCCGGCTCAACCGCACCATTCCCGATCTCGGCGATCCGGACAACGCCCAGTGGTGGCGGAAGATCGAGAACGCCAAGCGCCGCCTCGTCGCCCAGCTCCTGAGCCTGGGGCTGCCCGTCGCGTCGAAAGTGAGCGAGGATCTCGAACGCGGCTTCATGTTCGACTTTCTCCGTTCGCCCAAGGAGGGCCCCCGCGTCCTCACGGGGCATGCGGACGGGCTCATCACGCTCAATGTCGAGGAAGCGGACGACTCGATCCGGGAGAGAACCCGGAGCCTGATGCGCGAGCCGTACCGGACGCTCCTGGGGCACTTCCGCCATGAGGTCGGCCACTACTATTGGGACCGGCTGGTCGCGGGGACGCCGTGGCTCGACAAGTTCCGCGAACTCTTCGGCGATGAACGGCAGGACTACGCCGCCTCACTGAAGCGGAACTACGACCACGGCCCGCCGGCGAACTGGGCGGACCACCACATCAGTTCGTACGCGTCGGTTCATCCGTGGGAAGACTGGGCGGAGAGCTGGGCGCACTACCTGCACGTCGTCGACAGTCTCGACACCGCCCTGCGTTTCGGCCTTCGCGGCGAGGACGTGGAGCAGGCGGTCGAGCCCTTCTCGGTCGACGACCTCTACGACCCGTCCGCCCCGGACGCGCAGCGGGTGATCCTGCTGGTCAACTCCTGGGTGCAGATGACGACGGTTCTCAACGAAATGGCCCGCAGCATGGGCCAGCACGACTTCTACCCCTTCGTCATGTCGCGGCCGGTCCTCCGCAAGATGCACTTCGTCCAGATGATCGTGAAGGAAGCGCGGGGCGGCACGTCGCTGATCGGCTGA
- a CDS encoding (5-formylfuran-3-yl)methyl phosphate synthase — protein MPAPPPQLLVSVRDVAEARSALAGGADLIDIKEPAAGPLGRSGRETIEAVAALVRRQAPDTPVSAALGELPECLARPEPLDYSVDYLKIGLAGAGPGWRDELDLLRDRSIRAGDAFGPRWIAVAYVDWQRAAAPEPAVILEYALEADCPGLLVDTYGKEGEGLLRHLPAAALEDLIRTAHDEGLFVALAGQVRESDLAELVGCDPDILAVRTSVCAAGERRGPVAEPSVREFRRRLHDASAACPFLCASVESESR, from the coding sequence ATGCCCGCTCCTCCTCCCCAACTGCTCGTCAGCGTCCGCGACGTCGCCGAGGCCCGATCGGCCCTCGCCGGCGGCGCCGATCTGATCGACATCAAGGAGCCCGCGGCGGGCCCCCTGGGACGAAGCGGCCGGGAGACGATCGAAGCGGTTGCAGCCCTCGTCCGCCGACAGGCCCCCGATACTCCGGTCAGCGCGGCCCTCGGCGAGCTGCCGGAGTGTCTCGCCCGGCCCGAACCACTCGACTACTCCGTCGACTACCTCAAGATCGGCCTCGCGGGAGCGGGGCCGGGGTGGCGGGACGAGCTCGACCTCCTGCGGGACCGGTCGATCCGCGCCGGCGACGCCTTCGGTCCGCGGTGGATCGCCGTAGCCTATGTCGACTGGCAACGGGCCGCGGCCCCGGAGCCGGCCGTCATCCTGGAATACGCGCTCGAAGCGGACTGCCCCGGCCTCCTCGTCGATACGTACGGCAAGGAAGGGGAGGGGCTGCTCCGTCATCTTCCGGCGGCGGCTCTTGAAGACCTGATCCGGACGGCGCATGACGAGGGGCTGTTCGTGGCCCTCGCCGGACAGGTCCGGGAGAGCGACCTGGCCGAGCTTGTCGGGTGCGATCCCGACATCCTCGCGGTGCGGACGAGCGTATGTGCCGCCGGCGAGCGCCGCGGGCCGGTCGCCGAGCCGTCTGTCCGGGAGTTCCGCCGGCGGCTGCACGACGCATCGGCGGCGTGCCCGTTCCTTTGCGCATCCGTGGAGTCCGAGTCGAGATGA
- a CDS encoding acyl-CoA thioesterase, whose protein sequence is MPAIYEHEHAVRPDEVDLFGHVNNLAYVRWLQDAAVRHSAAMGWPMERYRAEDHGWVVRSHFVEYRQPAFADQTIVVRTWVADMQRVTSLRKYEIVRPSDAALLVRAETNWAFVRMSDLKLTRIPEAVRESFELHSGS, encoded by the coding sequence ATGCCTGCGATCTACGAACATGAGCATGCGGTCCGGCCGGATGAGGTCGACCTGTTCGGCCATGTGAACAACCTGGCCTATGTCCGCTGGCTGCAGGATGCCGCGGTCCGGCATTCGGCGGCGATGGGATGGCCGATGGAGCGGTACCGGGCCGAGGACCACGGATGGGTCGTCCGTTCGCATTTCGTCGAGTACAGGCAGCCGGCGTTCGCGGACCAGACGATCGTGGTCCGGACGTGGGTGGCGGATATGCAGCGGGTGACGTCGCTTCGCAAGTACGAGATTGTCCGCCCCTCTGACGCCGCGTTGCTGGTCCGGGCGGAGACGAACTGGGCTTTTGTGCGGATGAGCGATCTCAAGTTGACTCGGATCCCGGAGGCTGTGCGGGAGTCTTTTGAGCTGCACAGTGGGTCATGA
- a CDS encoding sialate O-acetylesterase codes for MKVLVSLVLLSIGGPALSAAERPLKVFILAGQSNMEGHARIETLDYIGDDPATAPLLKRMRGADGKPTVCDHVWISYFTGNGAENGEGFGKLTAGYGSRQKPEEDGGKIGPEFTFGLTLDERLSEPVLIIKTAWGGKSLHTDFRPPSAGPYVLSDWQKENYPRQTGHGIPKDFEKWKADKIRETGAYYRLMIQHVKRVLADPRRVCPAYDPAAGYELAGFVWLQGFNDMVDGHAYPNHGKPGRFDLYSESLAHLIRDVRRDLSAPRMPFVIGVMGVGGAKAGEDVLEFRKAMTAPSLLPEFQGNVTAVPTSPFWSEELGAIDDKYAEVRQMAYYLDTKHKDYANARGQMTSKQKREYLSKFEADLISPAEVALWNRGASNGGYHYLGCAKTFALMGQAFAEASLTMRNPP; via the coding sequence ATGAAAGTTCTCGTTTCACTTGTCCTGCTGTCGATCGGGGGGCCGGCGCTGTCGGCTGCGGAGCGGCCTTTGAAGGTCTTTATTCTCGCCGGGCAGTCCAACATGGAGGGGCACGCTCGAATCGAGACCTTGGATTACATCGGCGATGACCCGGCGACGGCGCCGCTCCTGAAGCGGATGCGTGGCGCGGACGGCAAACCGACGGTCTGTGATCATGTCTGGATTTCGTATTTCACCGGAAACGGCGCGGAGAACGGCGAGGGCTTCGGCAAGCTCACCGCGGGGTATGGCTCCCGCCAGAAGCCGGAGGAAGACGGCGGCAAGATCGGGCCGGAGTTCACGTTCGGACTGACTCTCGACGAACGGCTCAGCGAGCCGGTCCTGATCATCAAGACCGCGTGGGGCGGGAAGTCACTGCATACCGATTTTCGCCCGCCGAGCGCCGGTCCCTATGTCCTGAGCGACTGGCAGAAAGAGAACTATCCCAGGCAGACGGGGCACGGCATTCCGAAGGACTTCGAGAAGTGGAAGGCCGACAAGATCCGGGAGACCGGTGCCTACTACCGTCTGATGATCCAGCATGTGAAACGCGTGCTGGCCGACCCGCGGCGCGTCTGCCCGGCCTACGATCCGGCGGCTGGCTATGAGCTGGCAGGCTTCGTCTGGCTGCAGGGATTCAACGACATGGTCGACGGACACGCGTATCCCAACCACGGCAAACCCGGCCGCTTCGATCTCTACAGCGAGTCTCTGGCGCATCTCATTCGCGATGTGCGCCGCGATCTCTCCGCTCCCCGGATGCCGTTCGTGATCGGCGTGATGGGCGTCGGTGGTGCGAAAGCCGGCGAAGATGTGCTGGAGTTCCGCAAGGCGATGACCGCTCCGAGCCTGTTGCCCGAGTTTCAGGGGAACGTGACCGCCGTGCCGACATCGCCGTTCTGGTCCGAGGAACTCGGGGCCATCGACGACAAGTACGCCGAGGTCCGGCAGATGGCCTACTACCTCGACACAAAGCACAAGGATTACGCCAATGCCAGGGGGCAGATGACCTCCAAGCAGAAACGCGAATACTTGAGCAAGTTCGAAGCCGACCTCATCTCACCTGCGGAAGTCGCGCTCTGGAATCGCGGTGCCTCAAATGGCGGCTATCACTACCTCGGCTGCGCGAAGACGTTCGCACTGATGGGCCAGGCGTTTGCCGAAGCCAGCCTGACAATGCGGAATCCGCCCTAG
- a CDS encoding prenyltransferase/squalene oxidase repeat-containing protein, translated as MSATPPPSAPTPSPKTTERPSFIQKSIQDGVTWVKENGAWYVTSIAAHALLLGLVGLLGGAIHVAATTGEAPLLESVIDTTVPEVPIEKFDVDNAPLEVSELSTETLTITEAPAMAQEAEFFDNSDTFVDGGGGGTGVAAAADFGGLGGSFALGPGPGPGAAMTGLSGSGDTGNTGSGGGTGKGFGGRGQGHREEMAGAYGGTRATERSVAGGLNWLARHQNPDGSWSFDRYNRSCKDPSCAGEPDKEGKLPGLGDAKADVGATAMALLPYLAAGQTPETPGPYKKTILDGIRFIVRSQNPKTGGLYNKDSSPMYVHGMAAIVLCEAYGMTKDNSLRLPAQRAIQFIEASQHPQQGGWRYYVAGQTPTGGDTSVVGWQLMALKSAMMAGLEVNPKTMELAKVYMNLAKKGKSGGLFSYEPTPASGPSPSMTAVGLLCQQFLGAKRDDPAMKEGMNYLMQYLPGKYSRNSYYFYYATQVMHNLPGPEWDQWNRATRRYLIETQVKDGCAEGSWDPNKPTKDSFGTQGGRLMVTSINTLNLEVYYRFLPLYKLDRDGKATADLTTK; from the coding sequence ATGTCTGCTACCCCTCCCCCCTCCGCGCCCACTCCCTCCCCCAAGACGACTGAACGGCCTTCGTTCATTCAGAAGTCGATTCAGGACGGGGTGACGTGGGTCAAGGAAAACGGGGCGTGGTACGTCACCAGCATCGCGGCTCATGCCCTGCTCCTGGGACTGGTCGGACTCCTCGGTGGGGCGATCCACGTGGCCGCGACCACGGGTGAAGCGCCGCTCCTCGAGTCGGTGATCGACACCACGGTCCCTGAAGTCCCCATCGAAAAATTCGACGTCGACAACGCGCCGCTCGAAGTCTCCGAGCTGTCGACCGAAACGCTGACGATCACCGAAGCCCCGGCGATGGCCCAGGAGGCGGAGTTCTTCGACAATTCCGATACCTTCGTCGACGGCGGCGGAGGGGGAACCGGAGTCGCCGCGGCCGCGGACTTTGGCGGCCTCGGCGGGAGTTTCGCCCTCGGACCCGGACCGGGCCCCGGAGCGGCAATGACCGGACTCTCCGGATCGGGCGACACCGGGAATACGGGAAGCGGCGGCGGAACCGGCAAGGGATTCGGCGGCCGCGGCCAGGGACATCGTGAAGAGATGGCCGGCGCCTACGGCGGAACTCGGGCCACCGAGCGCTCCGTCGCGGGGGGCCTGAACTGGCTCGCCCGCCACCAGAACCCGGACGGTTCCTGGAGCTTCGACCGATACAATCGCAGCTGCAAAGACCCCTCCTGCGCCGGCGAGCCGGACAAGGAAGGGAAACTCCCCGGACTGGGCGATGCGAAGGCGGACGTCGGAGCGACCGCCATGGCCCTCCTCCCCTACCTCGCGGCCGGACAGACCCCCGAGACGCCGGGGCCCTACAAGAAGACGATCCTCGACGGCATCCGCTTCATCGTCCGGAGCCAGAATCCGAAGACCGGCGGCCTCTACAACAAAGACAGCTCGCCGATGTACGTCCACGGGATGGCGGCGATCGTCCTGTGCGAAGCCTACGGGATGACGAAGGACAACTCGCTCCGCCTCCCGGCCCAGCGGGCAATCCAGTTCATCGAGGCGTCGCAGCACCCGCAACAGGGGGGCTGGCGGTACTACGTCGCCGGGCAGACGCCGACCGGGGGGGATACCTCGGTCGTCGGCTGGCAGCTCATGGCTCTCAAGAGCGCCATGATGGCGGGGCTGGAAGTGAACCCCAAGACGATGGAGCTGGCCAAGGTCTACATGAACCTGGCCAAGAAGGGAAAGAGCGGCGGACTGTTCAGCTACGAGCCGACCCCCGCCAGCGGTCCGAGCCCCTCGATGACGGCCGTCGGACTCCTCTGCCAGCAGTTCCTGGGAGCCAAGCGCGACGATCCCGCCATGAAGGAGGGGATGAACTACCTGATGCAGTACCTGCCGGGCAAGTACTCCCGGAACTCGTATTACTTCTATTACGCCACGCAGGTGATGCACAACCTGCCCGGCCCCGAGTGGGACCAGTGGAACCGCGCCACCCGCCGCTACCTGATCGAAACCCAGGTCAAGGACGGTTGTGCCGAGGGAAGCTGGGACCCGAACAAGCCGACGAAGGACTCCTTCGGGACGCAGGGGGGGCGGCTGATGGTCACCTCGATCAACACGCTCAACCTCGAAGTGTATTACCGCTTCCTGCCGCTCTACAAACTGGACCGGGACGGCAAGGCGACCGCGGACCTGACGACGAAGTAA
- a CDS encoding lactate utilization protein C, which yields MSARSEILQKIRSVLPPVVDTPASEYTGIEYPDPAAKFAEVLAGVGGQCVRVRTFAEAQAWLEAFEPYKSSGVRLSCVPGVGANSFDLAAVEDPHDLEHVEYVVLPGDVAVAENGAVWVTDAQVPQRVLYFLTQHLALVAPAGRVVSNMHQGYAAVPIGTTHFGAWLSGPSKTADIEQSLVIGAHGATSLVVFLVDEWDGSPA from the coding sequence ATGAGCGCCCGGTCCGAGATTCTTCAGAAGATCCGCAGCGTCCTCCCCCCGGTGGTCGACACCCCCGCGTCCGAGTACACGGGCATCGAGTACCCCGACCCCGCGGCGAAGTTCGCCGAGGTCCTGGCGGGAGTCGGCGGCCAGTGCGTTCGCGTCCGGACGTTCGCCGAGGCGCAGGCGTGGCTTGAGGCCTTCGAGCCTTACAAGAGCTCCGGCGTGCGGCTCAGCTGCGTCCCCGGCGTCGGGGCGAACTCGTTCGATCTGGCGGCCGTCGAAGACCCGCACGATCTGGAGCACGTCGAGTACGTCGTCCTCCCCGGTGACGTGGCGGTCGCGGAGAACGGTGCGGTGTGGGTTACGGATGCTCAGGTCCCGCAGCGGGTCCTCTATTTCCTCACGCAGCATCTGGCCCTTGTCGCGCCGGCGGGGCGCGTCGTCAGCAACATGCACCAGGGGTATGCCGCGGTCCCGATCGGAACGACGCACTTCGGAGCCTGGCTCTCCGGTCCGTCGAAGACCGCCGACATTGAGCAGTCGCTGGTCATTGGAGCGCACGGCGCGACGTCGCTTGTGGTCTTCCTCGTCGATGAATGGGACGGCTCGCCGGCTTGA
- the leuS gene encoding leucine--tRNA ligase, giving the protein MPRYDAHRLESKWQAYWEQNRTFVTPNTPPVAGGPREKLYVLDMFPYPSGNGLHVGHPEGYTATDIVCRYGRMRGKHVLHPMGWDAFGLPAEDYAIKTGTHPAVTTGKNIETFRRQLKMLGFSYDWSRELSTTDPDYYRWTQWIFLQLFDTWYDPAFEWTGPDGKPRVGKGRPIADLPIPAGITGDDARRYQDKHRLAYISEAPVNWCPALGTVLANEEVVDGKSERGGHPVQRVPLKQWMLRITAYADRLANELEELNWPESIKLLQRNWIGRSTGAEVDFLVAGSGDFAGWKAARTASGFPKEPESNVIRVYTTRPDTLFGATYMVLAPEHPLVDRITTADQTAAVRVYKEQAARKSDLDRTDLAKEKTGCFTGAHAINPINGEQIPIWIADYVLSSYGTGAIMAVPAHDERDYEFAIAFQIPIIEVVAPPKAQPDEPRTLPFTELGVAVNSQSYNGLPTAEFKARITADLAGAGLGREAVNYRLRDWLFSRQRYWGEPFPIWHELDANGQPTGLLRADTPESLPVLHPHMEDFKPTGTPEPMLSKAPDSWLYQTAADGTRLKRETNSMPQWAGSCWYYLRFCDNKNGAAFIDPELEKYWLPVDLYVGGAEHAVLHLLYSRFWHKVLFDRGHVTSPEPFGRLVNQGMILGEAELTGYARVAGGPETRDGEDGAALTAADVPAAAWVSVRDVTEGENDTKVLRSTKEPVVAVKLSSDDVEKQAGNLVLKSHPEIVVESRAFKMSKSRGNVINPDSVVSEYGADSLRLYEMFMGPLEQVKPWSMSGVEGVYRFLARVWRMFVDERAETMTVHPAIVDIAPTAEQERILHRTIKTVTEDIEKLSFNTAISRMMEFTNEFGTADVRPRAILEPFLPLLSPFAPHIAEELWELLGHQTSLAYQPWPTFDESKIAEAEIEIPVQVNGKLRAKIKVPAGADQATMQRIAEADEAVQTQLAGKQIVKTVVVPGRMVNFVIKG; this is encoded by the coding sequence ATGCCCCGTTACGACGCCCACCGCCTGGAATCCAAGTGGCAAGCCTACTGGGAACAGAACCGGACCTTCGTTACGCCCAACACGCCCCCCGTGGCGGGCGGCCCGCGGGAGAAACTCTACGTCCTGGACATGTTCCCGTACCCGTCGGGGAACGGGCTGCATGTCGGGCACCCGGAAGGATATACGGCGACCGACATCGTCTGCCGCTACGGCCGGATGCGGGGGAAGCACGTCCTGCACCCCATGGGCTGGGACGCCTTCGGCCTGCCGGCGGAAGACTATGCCATCAAAACCGGCACCCACCCCGCCGTCACAACCGGCAAGAACATTGAAACCTTCCGCCGCCAGCTGAAGATGCTGGGCTTCAGCTACGACTGGAGCCGCGAGCTGTCGACCACCGACCCGGACTACTACCGCTGGACGCAGTGGATCTTCTTGCAGCTGTTCGACACCTGGTACGACCCCGCCTTCGAATGGACCGGTCCCGACGGCAAGCCGCGGGTCGGGAAGGGGAGGCCGATCGCCGATCTGCCGATCCCCGCGGGAATCACGGGCGATGACGCCCGCCGCTACCAGGACAAGCACCGCCTGGCCTACATCTCCGAAGCCCCGGTGAACTGGTGCCCGGCCCTGGGGACGGTGCTGGCGAACGAAGAAGTCGTCGACGGCAAGAGCGAACGGGGCGGCCATCCTGTCCAGCGCGTCCCGCTGAAGCAGTGGATGCTGCGGATCACCGCCTACGCCGACCGCCTGGCGAACGAACTGGAAGAACTGAACTGGCCGGAGTCGATCAAGCTGCTGCAGCGGAACTGGATCGGCCGTTCGACCGGCGCCGAAGTCGATTTCCTGGTCGCCGGTTCCGGCGACTTCGCCGGGTGGAAAGCCGCCCGGACCGCTAGCGGCTTCCCGAAGGAGCCGGAATCGAACGTCATCCGCGTCTACACCACGCGGCCCGACACGCTGTTCGGTGCCACCTACATGGTCCTGGCGCCCGAGCACCCGCTGGTCGACCGGATCACGACCGCCGACCAGACGGCCGCCGTCCGGGTCTACAAGGAGCAGGCGGCCCGCAAGAGCGACCTGGACCGGACTGACCTGGCCAAGGAGAAGACCGGCTGCTTCACCGGCGCCCACGCGATCAACCCGATCAACGGGGAGCAAATCCCCATCTGGATCGCGGATTACGTCCTGAGCAGCTACGGCACCGGTGCCATCATGGCGGTCCCGGCGCACGACGAGCGGGACTACGAGTTCGCCATCGCCTTCCAGATCCCGATCATCGAGGTCGTCGCCCCGCCGAAGGCTCAACCCGACGAGCCGCGGACGCTGCCGTTCACGGAGCTGGGGGTCGCGGTCAACTCGCAATCCTACAACGGCCTGCCGACCGCCGAGTTCAAGGCCCGCATCACCGCCGACCTGGCGGGCGCCGGCCTGGGCCGCGAGGCGGTCAACTACCGCCTGCGGGACTGGCTGTTCTCCCGCCAGCGGTACTGGGGCGAGCCGTTCCCGATCTGGCACGAACTGGACGCCAATGGCCAGCCGACGGGCCTGCTCCGCGCCGACACGCCGGAGTCGCTGCCGGTCCTGCATCCGCACATGGAGGACTTCAAGCCGACCGGCACCCCTGAGCCGATGCTGTCCAAGGCCCCCGACTCGTGGCTGTACCAGACCGCCGCGGACGGAACGCGCCTGAAGCGGGAGACCAACAGCATGCCGCAATGGGCCGGCTCCTGCTGGTACTACCTGCGGTTCTGCGACAACAAGAACGGCGCGGCCTTCATCGACCCGGAGCTGGAAAAATACTGGCTGCCGGTCGACCTGTACGTCGGCGGCGCCGAGCACGCGGTGCTGCACCTGCTGTACTCGCGGTTCTGGCACAAGGTCCTGTTCGACCGCGGCCACGTCACGTCGCCGGAACCATTCGGCCGGCTGGTTAACCAGGGGATGATCCTGGGCGAGGCCGAGCTGACGGGCTACGCGCGCGTTGCCGGCGGGCCGGAGACCAGGGACGGAGAGGACGGGGCGGCGCTGACGGCGGCGGACGTTCCGGCCGCCGCGTGGGTCTCGGTCCGCGATGTCACCGAGGGGGAGAACGACACCAAGGTCCTGAGGAGCACCAAGGAGCCGGTCGTCGCGGTGAAACTGTCTTCGGACGATGTCGAGAAGCAGGCGGGGAACCTGGTGCTGAAGTCGCACCCGGAGATCGTCGTCGAGAGCCGCGCGTTCAAGATGTCGAAGTCCCGCGGGAACGTCATCAACCCGGACAGCGTCGTCTCGGAGTACGGTGCGGACTCGCTGCGGCTGTACGAAATGTTCATGGGCCCGCTGGAGCAGGTGAAGCCCTGGAGCATGAGTGGCGTGGAAGGGGTCTACCGCTTCCTGGCCCGCGTCTGGCGGATGTTCGTCGACGAACGGGCCGAAACCATGACCGTTCACCCGGCGATCGTGGACATCGCCCCGACCGCCGAGCAGGAGCGGATCCTGCACCGCACCATCAAGACGGTCACCGAGGACATCGAGAAGCTGTCGTTCAACACGGCAATCAGCCGGATGATGGAGTTCACGAACGAGTTCGGCACCGCCGACGTCCGGCCGCGCGCGATCCTGGAACCGTTCCTGCCGCTGCTGTCCCCCTTCGCTCCGCACATCGCCGAAGAGCTGTGGGAGCTGCTGGGCCACCAGACGTCGCTTGCGTACCAGCCGTGGCCGACATTCGACGAATCCAAGATTGCCGAAGCCGAAATCGAAATCCCGGTCCAGGTGAACGGCAAGCTGCGGGCCAAGATCAAGGTCCCGGCGGGAGCCGATCAGGCCACGATGCAGCGGATCGCCGAAGCGGACGAGGCGGTCCAGACCCAGCTCGCCGGAAAGCAGATCGTCAAGACGGTCGTCGTGCCGGGGCGGATGGTCAACTTCGTCATCAAAGGCTAA
- a CDS encoding class I SAM-dependent methyltransferase encodes MPTYLPLTEIAHAEVRKVLDAGDLAIDATCGNGHDTLFLAGLVGPEGSVLAMDRQAEAIARVRARLDAERITHVQLVEGCHSRIGAVLPPDAACRVGAVMFNLGYLPSGDHAVVTGSATTIPALAEAATLLRSGGLLSVLAYTGHPGGEEEAEAVRIWAEGLSPDEFTTERIAPGDPRSHPPVLFLIRRK; translated from the coding sequence CTTCCGCTCACCGAAATCGCCCACGCCGAGGTCCGCAAGGTCCTGGACGCGGGCGATTTGGCTATAGATGCGACCTGCGGGAACGGGCACGACACGCTCTTCCTGGCGGGGCTGGTGGGACCGGAAGGATCGGTCCTGGCGATGGACCGCCAGGCTGAGGCGATCGCGCGGGTCCGCGCCCGTCTCGACGCCGAGCGGATCACCCACGTCCAGCTCGTCGAAGGGTGCCACTCGCGGATCGGGGCCGTCCTTCCGCCCGATGCGGCGTGCCGCGTCGGAGCGGTCATGTTCAACCTCGGTTATCTCCCCTCGGGGGATCATGCCGTCGTCACCGGGAGCGCGACGACGATTCCGGCGCTGGCCGAGGCGGCGACTCTCCTGCGGTCCGGAGGCCTCTTGAGCGTCCTCGCCTACACCGGCCACCCGGGCGGCGAGGAGGAAGCGGAGGCGGTCCGGATCTGGGCGGAGGGGCTCTCCCCGGATGAGTTCACAACGGAGCGGATCGCTCCCGGCGATCCCCGGAGCCATCCCCCGGTCCTGTTCCTCATCCGCCGGAAGTGA
- a CDS encoding DUF1643 domain-containing protein translates to MSNLFVTSGRAKASAGTRNGMVYRYSPDLSRRAIFSPCSGYRYALLILDSPDDVPAAECCAFIGLNPSTADEFKDDPTVRRCRDFARRWGYRGLMMLNAYGFRSTDPKGLRTQEDPVGRDTDRILRRYAQQTGRVVAAWGTHADVERVAAMRKVLEGVPTLCLGVTKDGYPKHPLYIAGKTEPIPWGLST, encoded by the coding sequence ATGTCGAATCTGTTTGTGACGTCCGGCCGAGCGAAAGCCTCCGCGGGAACGCGGAACGGGATGGTCTACCGGTACTCCCCGGACCTCTCCCGGCGGGCGATCTTCTCCCCATGCTCCGGGTACCGCTACGCCCTCCTGATCCTCGACAGCCCCGATGACGTCCCCGCGGCGGAGTGCTGCGCCTTCATCGGCCTCAATCCGTCCACCGCCGACGAGTTCAAGGACGATCCGACCGTCCGACGATGCCGCGACTTTGCCCGCCGGTGGGGCTACCGCGGGCTCATGATGCTGAACGCCTATGGCTTCCGGTCGACCGATCCCAAGGGACTCCGGACGCAGGAGGACCCCGTCGGCCGGGACACCGACCGCATTCTTCGCCGCTACGCGCAGCAGACCGGGCGGGTAGTCGCGGCCTGGGGAACGCACGCCGACGTCGAACGGGTCGCCGCGATGAGGAAAGTCCTCGAGGGTGTGCCGACGCTCTGCCTCGGGGTCACGAAGGACGGCTATCCCAAGCACCCGCTCTACATTGCCGGCAAGACGGAGCCGATTCCGTGGGGCCTCTCGACCTGA